The following are encoded in a window of Poecile atricapillus isolate bPoeAtr1 chromosome 21, bPoeAtr1.hap1, whole genome shotgun sequence genomic DNA:
- the LOC131587165 gene encoding pinopsin, with amino-acid sequence MDSTQEPPNNGTPGPFDGPQWPHQGPRAMYLAVAVLMGLVVASASVLNGLVIAVSLRHKKLRSPLNYILVNLAVANLLVTLCGSSVSLSNNISGFFVFGKRLCELEGFMVSLTGIVGLWSLAILALERYLVVCRPLRDFRFQHRHAASGCAFTWGWSLLWTTPPLLGWSSYVPEGLRTSCGPNWYTGGSNNSSYILALFVTCFVMPLSLILFSYTNLLLTLRAAAAQQQESDTTQQAEREVTRMVVAMVVAFLTCWLPYTTFALVVATNKDIVIQPALASLPSYFSKTATVYNPIIYVFMNKQFQSCLLGMLCCGYHPRGMGKTSPAAPSPQGAAEGLRNKVTPSHPV; translated from the exons atggaCAGCACCCAGGAGCCCCCAAACAACGGCACCCCGGGGCCTTTCGACGGCCCCCAGTGGCCCCACCAGGGCCCCCGGGCCATGTACCTGGCGGTGGCCGTGCTCATGGGGCTCGTGGTGGCCTCGGCCTCGGTGCTCAATGGCCTGGTCATCGCGGTGTCCCTCCGGCACAAGAAGCTCCGCTCGCCCCTGAACTACATCCTGGTGAACCTGGCCGTGGCCAACCTGCTGGTGACGCTCTGCGGCAGCTCCGTCAGCCTCTCCAACAACATCAGCGGCTTCTTCGTGTTTGGGAAACGGCTCTGCGAGCTGGAGGGCTTCATGGTGTCCCTGACAG GCATCGTGGGGCTGTGGTCCCTGGCCATCCTGGCCTTGGAGAGGTACCTGGTGGTCTGCAGACCCCTGAGAGACTTTCGGTTCCAGCACCGGCACGCTGCCAGCGGCTGTGCCTTCACCTGGGGCTGGTCCCTGCTCTGGACAACCCCACCgctcctgggctggagcagctaCGTGCCTGAAG GCCTGAGGACCTCCTGCGGGCCCAACTGGTACACGGGTGgcagcaacaacagcagctACATCCTGGCCTTGTTTGTCACCTGCTTTGTGATGCCCCTCAGCCTGATCCTCTTCTCCTACACCAACCTGCTGCTGACCCTGCGGGCG GCCGCGGCGCAGCAGCAGGAGTCGGACACGACGCAGCAGGCGGAGAGGGAGGTGACGCGCATGGTGGTGGCCATGGTGGTGGCCTTCCTCACCTGCTGGCTGCCCTACACCACCTTTGCACTGGTGGTGGCCACCAACAAGGACATTGTCATCCAGCCAGCCCTGGCATCCCTGCCCTCCTACTTCTCCAAGACGGCCACGGTTTACAACCCCATCATCTACGTCTTCATGAACAAACAG ttccagagctgcctgctgggaatgctgtgctGTGGTTACCACCCCCGAGGGATGGGGAAAACCTCTCCAGCTGCCCCCAgtccccagggtgctgcagaggggctgaggaaCAAGGTGACACCATCCCACCCTGTGTGA